In one Arenibacter antarcticus genomic region, the following are encoded:
- the thiL gene encoding thiamine-phosphate kinase, which yields MLEDKKQERTSLEELGEFGLIQHLTKNFKIQHKSTLKGIGDDAAVLDFNGKKAIVSTDMLVEGVHFDLSYMPLKHLGYKSVMVNLSDIYAMNAIATQITVSIAVSNRFPLEALEEFYAGVALAAEIYKVDLIGGDTTSSTRGMLISVTAIGEADEADITYRNGAKPNDLLVVSGDLGGAYCGLQVLEREKEVFKVNPNSQPDLSLYTYIIERQLKPEARRDIKGLLSQLEIQPTAMIDISDGLSSEILHLCKASQVGCNLFEDKIPLDPTVIAACEEFKMDSTLVALSGGEDYEQLFTIDQKDFSKIKGNPNFTVIGHMTDQNEGANLISRSNTKIPIKAQGWNSFS from the coding sequence ATGTTAGAAGATAAGAAACAAGAAAGGACAAGCTTGGAAGAATTAGGGGAATTTGGTCTGATCCAACACCTTACTAAAAATTTTAAGATCCAACATAAATCAACTCTAAAGGGGATAGGTGATGATGCCGCCGTGCTCGATTTTAACGGAAAGAAAGCCATTGTATCTACGGATATGCTGGTAGAGGGTGTACATTTTGATCTCAGTTATATGCCGTTAAAGCATTTGGGGTACAAATCGGTTATGGTGAACTTATCGGATATCTATGCTATGAACGCAATTGCTACCCAAATTACGGTTTCTATTGCTGTTTCCAATAGGTTTCCCTTAGAGGCGCTGGAAGAGTTTTATGCTGGGGTTGCCTTGGCTGCTGAAATATATAAGGTAGACCTTATTGGAGGGGATACCACCTCTTCTACAAGAGGGATGTTGATCAGTGTTACAGCTATTGGAGAAGCTGACGAAGCGGATATCACGTACAGAAATGGCGCCAAGCCCAATGACCTTTTGGTGGTTTCTGGGGATTTAGGAGGTGCGTATTGTGGCTTACAAGTTCTGGAAAGAGAAAAGGAAGTTTTTAAGGTGAACCCTAACAGCCAGCCAGACTTATCTCTATATACCTATATTATAGAACGACAGCTGAAACCAGAAGCGCGTAGAGATATTAAAGGCCTGTTATCGCAATTGGAAATTCAGCCCACTGCGATGATCGATATTAGTGATGGACTTTCTTCAGAGATATTGCATTTATGCAAAGCGAGCCAAGTAGGCTGCAATCTGTTCGAAGATAAAATTCCATTAGATCCAACAGTGATCGCTGCATGTGAAGAGTTTAAAATGGACAGCACTTTGGTCGCTTTGAGTGGCGGTGAAGATTACGAACAACTGTTTACAATCGATCAAAAAGATTTTTCTAAAATTAAAGGGAATCCGAATTTTACAGTAATAGGACATATGACGGACCAAAATGAAGGGGCCAATCTAATTTCACGTAGCAACACCAAAATCCCGATTAAAGCTCAGGGATGGAATTCATTTTCTTAA
- a CDS encoding Gfo/Idh/MocA family protein: protein MSKKKTVFSNNSRRDFIKGTGLATAGFMIVPRHVLGGPGFIAPSDKLNIAGIGVGGKGKSDLSSFAQSPNVNIVGLCDVDDRQAIESRKSFPKAKYYADFREMLEKEKNNIDAVSVSTPDHNHAVAAYQAMQMGKHVYVQKPLTHDIWEARMLTEAAKKYKVVTQMGNQGGSGDGVRKMKEIYDTGIIGEVHTVECWTNRAIWPQALQTPTKKDKIPKGLNWDLWLGTADMRDYNDAYLPFDWRGWSDFGTGALGDMACHIMDPVYRILPILYPNQVECSVSDSFKGKFETADYPKSFPNSSKIHLSYPRTDGKGKIKVTWMDGGLLPERPEEMGDDEALGNWDGGVLFIGTKGKLLADCYGANPRLLPLTLNEQFEVEETITRVPEGHYLQWVNACMAGYGNAETSSSFDYAGPFTESILIGNLALKAYFEEDPKAEGKGFWSGGSKYYGRKRLLWDSENMKVTNFDAANKYVKRNYREGYSLG, encoded by the coding sequence ATGTCCAAAAAAAAGACCGTATTTAGTAACAATTCCCGAAGAGATTTTATAAAGGGAACCGGCCTGGCGACCGCCGGATTTATGATTGTGCCAAGACACGTATTGGGAGGCCCTGGTTTTATTGCCCCTAGTGATAAGCTGAATATTGCCGGCATTGGTGTTGGTGGTAAAGGTAAAAGTGATCTTTCCTCTTTTGCCCAAAGTCCTAATGTTAATATCGTAGGCTTATGTGATGTAGATGATAGGCAGGCTATTGAGTCCAGAAAATCGTTCCCAAAAGCAAAATACTATGCCGATTTCAGGGAAATGTTGGAAAAAGAAAAAAATAATATAGATGCTGTTTCTGTATCGACCCCCGACCACAACCATGCAGTAGCAGCCTATCAGGCCATGCAAATGGGGAAGCACGTATATGTTCAAAAACCCCTTACCCATGATATTTGGGAGGCGAGAATGCTTACCGAAGCAGCCAAAAAATATAAGGTCGTAACTCAAATGGGAAACCAAGGTGGTTCCGGCGATGGAGTGCGTAAAATGAAAGAAATTTACGACACAGGTATCATAGGAGAAGTGCATACTGTTGAATGCTGGACAAATAGGGCTATTTGGCCACAAGCATTACAAACACCGACAAAAAAAGATAAAATACCAAAAGGGCTCAATTGGGATCTTTGGTTGGGTACTGCGGACATGCGCGATTATAACGATGCATATCTTCCATTTGATTGGAGAGGCTGGTCCGATTTTGGTACTGGAGCCCTAGGTGATATGGCCTGCCATATTATGGATCCAGTATACAGAATATTGCCTATTCTTTACCCCAACCAGGTAGAGTGTAGCGTATCAGATTCCTTTAAAGGTAAGTTTGAAACTGCAGATTATCCAAAAAGTTTCCCGAACTCTAGTAAAATACACCTGAGCTATCCAAGGACCGATGGCAAAGGAAAAATAAAAGTGACTTGGATGGACGGTGGACTACTTCCAGAACGCCCAGAAGAAATGGGTGATGATGAGGCTTTAGGAAACTGGGATGGTGGTGTACTTTTTATCGGTACAAAAGGAAAATTATTAGCAGATTGTTACGGAGCCAATCCAAGGTTGCTTCCTTTAACATTGAACGAACAATTTGAAGTGGAAGAAACCATAACGAGGGTTCCTGAGGGGCACTATTTACAATGGGTAAATGCCTGTATGGCCGGATACGGAAACGCGGAAACCAGTTCTTCATTCGATTATGCTGGTCCATTTACAGAAAGCATCCTAATTGGAAACTTAGCACTTAAGGCCTATTTTGAAGAAGATCCAAAGGCAGAAGGCAAAGGCTTTTGGAGTGGTGGCTCTAAGTATTATGGAAGAAAGCGCTTATTGTGGGATTCCGAAAATATGAAGGTGACCAACTTTGATGCCGCTAATAAATATGTAAAACGTAATTACAGAGAAGGCTATTCCCTAGGTTAG
- a CDS encoding iron-sulfur cluster assembly accessory protein — MIKVSETAKQRVMSLMAEGGFDASKDYVRVGVKSGGCSGLSYELDFDKSIGETDKLFEDNSVRIVVDKKSFLYLVGTVLEYSGGLNGKGFVFNNPNAQRTCGCGESFSL, encoded by the coding sequence ATGATTAAAGTATCTGAAACAGCTAAGCAAAGGGTAATGTCCCTAATGGCCGAAGGAGGCTTTGACGCTAGCAAAGATTATGTACGGGTTGGTGTTAAAAGCGGGGGTTGTAGCGGTTTGTCCTATGAGCTTGATTTTGACAAATCAATTGGTGAAACCGATAAACTATTTGAAGATAACTCTGTGCGGATTGTAGTGGACAAAAAGAGCTTTTTGTACCTTGTAGGCACAGTATTGGAATATTCTGGCGGATTGAATGGCAAAGGGTTTGTTTTTAATAATCCAAATGCGCAAAGGACCTGTGGTTGCGGGGAGAGTTTTTCGCTTTAA
- the sufB gene encoding Fe-S cluster assembly protein SufB: MAYTEEELKKELETKEYEYGFYTDIESDTFPIGLSEEVVIAISKKKEEPEWMTLWRLESYKIWKEMVEPEWPNVKYPKPDFQAISYYSAPNSKPKYDSLDEVDPELLDTFKRLGISLDEQKKLAGVAVDIVMDSVSVATTFKKTLGEKGIIFCSISEAIREHPELVKKYLGTVVPQKDNFYAALNSAVFSDGSFCYIPKGVRCPMELSTYFRINQAGTGQFERTLVIADEDSYVSYLEGCTAPSRDENQLHAAVVELIALDGSEIKYSTVQNWYPGNKEGKGGVFNFVTKRGICEKNAKISWTQVETGSAVTWKYPSCILKGDNSIGEFYSVAVTNNHQQADTGTKMIHLGKNTKSTIISKGISAGNSQNSYRGLVQISSRAENARNFSQCDSLLMGNECGAHAFPYIEVKNKSAMVEHEATTSKIGEDQIFYCNQRGIDTEKAIALIVNGFSKEVLNKLPMEFAVEAQKLLEISLEGSVG; the protein is encoded by the coding sequence ATGGCATACACTGAAGAAGAATTAAAGAAAGAACTAGAGACCAAGGAGTACGAGTATGGTTTCTATACGGATATTGAATCGGATACCTTTCCAATTGGATTGAGCGAGGAGGTAGTCATCGCAATCTCTAAAAAGAAGGAAGAACCGGAATGGATGACTTTATGGAGGTTAGAATCCTATAAGATCTGGAAGGAAATGGTAGAGCCGGAATGGCCGAACGTAAAATATCCAAAGCCAGATTTTCAGGCAATCTCCTATTATTCGGCACCCAACTCAAAACCAAAATACGACAGTTTGGACGAGGTAGATCCCGAGTTATTGGACACCTTTAAAAGGTTAGGGATTTCATTAGACGAGCAAAAGAAATTGGCAGGTGTTGCCGTGGATATCGTAATGGATTCCGTTTCCGTTGCCACTACCTTTAAAAAGACCCTGGGAGAAAAAGGGATTATATTTTGTTCCATTTCCGAAGCAATTAGGGAGCATCCAGAATTGGTGAAAAAATACTTGGGTACCGTAGTACCGCAGAAAGACAATTTTTATGCAGCCTTGAATTCTGCCGTATTTTCAGACGGATCCTTCTGTTATATTCCAAAAGGAGTCCGTTGTCCTATGGAACTATCCACTTACTTTAGGATCAACCAAGCAGGGACCGGTCAGTTCGAAAGAACTTTGGTAATTGCAGACGAGGATAGCTATGTGAGTTACTTGGAGGGCTGTACGGCTCCTTCTCGTGATGAAAACCAATTGCACGCAGCGGTAGTAGAGCTTATAGCATTGGATGGGTCTGAAATAAAATACTCCACAGTTCAAAACTGGTACCCAGGAAATAAAGAAGGAAAGGGTGGCGTATTTAATTTTGTGACCAAGAGAGGAATCTGCGAGAAGAATGCAAAAATTTCTTGGACGCAGGTAGAGACCGGATCGGCAGTAACTTGGAAATATCCATCCTGTATCTTAAAGGGAGATAATTCCATTGGAGAATTTTACTCCGTTGCTGTGACCAATAATCACCAACAGGCAGATACCGGGACCAAAATGATACATTTAGGAAAAAACACTAAAAGTACCATTATTTCCAAAGGGATCTCTGCCGGAAATTCTCAAAATAGTTACCGAGGTCTGGTACAGATAAGCAGTAGGGCGGAAAATGCCAGAAACTTTTCCCAGTGCGATTCGTTGCTAATGGGGAATGAATGTGGTGCTCATGCCTTTCCCTATATTGAAGTAAAGAATAAATCCGCAATGGTAGAACACGAGGCAACCACCAGTAAAATTGGGGAAGATCAGATTTTCTATTGCAACCAAAGAGGAATAGATACCGAGAAGGCAATCGCTTTAATCGTTAACGGATTTAGCAAAGAAGTATTGAATAAATTACCGATGGAATTTGCGGTGGAAGCCCAAAAATTATTAGAAATAAGCTTGGAAGGATCTGTAGGATAA
- the sufC gene encoding Fe-S cluster assembly ATPase SufC — translation MLKITNLHANIEGKEILNGINLTVNAGEVHAIMGPNGSGKSTLASVIAGREEFEVTQGEIFMENENLEDCSPEDRAHKGIFLSFQYPVEIPGVSVTNFVKTAINESRKAKGLEEMPAKEMLKLIREKSEMLKIDRKFLSRSLNEGFSGGEKKRNEIFQLAMLEPKLAILDETDSGLDIDALRVVADGVNKLKSKDNAVILITHYQRLLEYIVPDFVHVIHNGKIVKSGTKELALELEEKGYDWLKPQTVI, via the coding sequence ATGCTTAAAATCACAAACTTACACGCCAACATAGAGGGCAAAGAAATACTAAACGGTATCAATCTAACTGTAAACGCAGGAGAAGTACATGCTATAATGGGACCCAATGGTTCCGGAAAAAGCACCTTAGCCTCAGTAATTGCAGGGAGGGAAGAATTTGAAGTCACCCAAGGAGAGATATTCATGGAAAATGAGAACTTGGAAGATTGTTCCCCTGAGGATAGGGCCCATAAAGGAATATTTTTATCCTTTCAGTACCCAGTGGAAATTCCCGGGGTATCGGTAACCAATTTTGTTAAGACCGCTATCAACGAATCTAGAAAGGCTAAAGGGCTCGAAGAAATGCCCGCCAAGGAAATGTTGAAATTAATTCGCGAGAAATCCGAAATGTTGAAAATTGACAGGAAGTTCTTATCGCGTTCCCTAAACGAAGGCTTTTCTGGGGGCGAGAAAAAAAGAAACGAAATTTTTCAACTTGCTATGTTAGAACCTAAATTGGCCATCTTGGACGAAACGGATTCCGGTCTGGATATTGATGCCTTAAGAGTTGTTGCCGACGGAGTAAACAAATTAAAGAGCAAGGACAATGCGGTGATTCTAATTACCCACTACCAACGCTTGTTGGAATATATTGTACCAGATTTTGTACACGTAATCCACAATGGTAAAATTGTAAAATCGGGCACCAAGGAATTGGCGCTGGAGTTGGAAGAAAAAGGATACGATTGGTTGAAGCCACAAACGGTGATTTAA
- the sufD gene encoding Fe-S cluster assembly protein SufD, protein MDLKEKLVSSFLAFENNVDVEHSVHDIRTEAIKNFEAKGFPTKKEEEWKYTSLNTLQKVDFSIFPKTESTLDYRDVKKYFMHEIDTYKIVFVDGVYSSYLSETTHDGVDVCLMSAALNKPMYKAVIDVYFNKIASKDESLTTLNTAFSREGAYIYIPKNKIPKKPIEILHFSTGTEAALMLQPRNLIIAEENSEMQIIERHQSLTTNEVFTNAVTEIFAGKNAIVDYYKVQNDGLTASLIDNTYIDQKDGSVVDIHTFSFGGKLTRNNLNFYQNGERINSTLRGITIIGEKQHVDHHTLVNHIQPNCESYQDYKGIYGENSSGVFNGKIIVDKIAQKTNAFQQNNNILMSDKATINTKPQLEIFADDVKCSHGCTIGQLDDEALFYLRSRGIPKKEARALLMYAFANNILSTVRIPELKTRINKLIANKLGVNIGFDL, encoded by the coding sequence ATGGATTTAAAAGAAAAATTAGTCTCCTCTTTTTTAGCGTTTGAAAATAATGTGGATGTGGAGCATTCTGTACACGATATACGCACCGAGGCCATTAAGAATTTTGAAGCAAAAGGGTTTCCTACCAAAAAAGAGGAAGAGTGGAAATACACCTCATTAAACACCTTACAAAAGGTAGATTTTAGCATATTCCCCAAAACAGAGAGCACGCTAGATTACCGGGATGTAAAGAAATATTTTATGCACGAAATAGACACCTACAAAATTGTATTTGTAGATGGTGTCTATAGCTCTTATTTATCTGAGACCACCCATGATGGGGTAGACGTTTGTTTGATGAGCGCAGCGCTTAACAAGCCCATGTACAAGGCGGTCATAGACGTGTATTTTAATAAGATTGCCTCCAAGGATGAATCATTGACCACCCTAAACACCGCGTTTAGTAGGGAAGGGGCATATATCTATATCCCAAAAAACAAGATTCCAAAAAAACCTATCGAAATACTTCATTTTTCAACAGGTACTGAGGCAGCCTTAATGCTGCAGCCCCGTAATTTGATCATTGCCGAAGAAAATTCGGAAATGCAAATTATAGAGCGTCACCAAAGCCTTACTACCAACGAGGTATTTACCAATGCAGTAACGGAAATATTTGCTGGAAAAAATGCCATTGTAGACTACTACAAGGTTCAGAACGATGGCCTCACGGCTTCCTTGATAGACAACACTTATATTGATCAGAAGGATGGAAGTGTGGTAGATATACATACCTTTTCATTTGGTGGTAAATTAACTCGGAATAACCTGAATTTCTATCAGAATGGGGAACGTATCAATTCTACGCTAAGAGGCATAACCATTATAGGAGAAAAACAGCATGTAGATCACCATACCTTAGTAAACCACATCCAGCCTAATTGCGAAAGCTATCAGGATTATAAAGGCATTTATGGTGAAAACTCTAGCGGTGTCTTTAATGGAAAGATCATTGTGGACAAGATTGCCCAGAAAACCAATGCATTTCAACAAAACAACAATATCTTAATGAGCGACAAGGCTACCATAAATACCAAGCCCCAGCTAGAGATTTTTGCAGATGATGTTAAATGCTCCCACGGATGTACCATTGGTCAGTTGGATGATGAGGCATTATTTTATCTGCGATCTAGAGGTATCCCTAAAAAGGAGGCCAGAGCATTGCTTATGTATGCCTTTGCCAATAATATATTGTCCACCGTTCGCATTCCAGAACTTAAGACAAGGATCAATAAATTAATTGCCAATAAATTGGGAGTTAATATTGGCTTCGACCTATAG
- a CDS encoding aminotransferase class V-fold PLP-dependent enzyme encodes MIQTVFDILTIRKDFPILNRKVNGEPLVYLDNAATSQTPKRVIDTIVDYYSRYNANIHRGVHTLSQEATDAYEEARNKIQKHFNASESHEIIFTSGTTHAINLVASGFTSLLNKGDEIVVSALEHHSNIVPWQMLCERTGAVLRVIPMDLEGKLVMKEYHNLLNQNTKLVFCNHVSNALGTVNPIEEIITAAHKVGAAVLIDGAQAAPHIKADVQLLDVDFYVVSGHKMCGPTGVGILYGKEAWLKKLPPYQGGGEMIEEVTFEKTTYADLPHKFEAGTPNICGGIAFGAALDYMNGIGFNAIAQYEHELLEYATAQLLTIEGLKIYGTSTDKTAVVSFNIEGMHPYDIGSILDKLGVAVRTGHHCAQPIMDFYKIPGTVRASFSFYNTKEEIDILVAGVKRAKAMLE; translated from the coding sequence ATGATACAAACTGTTTTCGATATACTTACCATTCGCAAGGATTTTCCAATTTTAAACCGAAAGGTTAATGGGGAGCCCTTGGTGTATTTGGACAATGCGGCTACTTCACAGACCCCTAAAAGAGTTATCGATACCATTGTGGATTATTATAGTCGGTACAATGCCAATATACACCGGGGCGTTCACACGCTCTCCCAAGAGGCTACCGATGCCTATGAGGAAGCGCGGAATAAAATTCAAAAGCACTTTAATGCTAGCGAAAGCCACGAAATTATATTCACCTCTGGCACAACCCATGCTATTAATTTGGTGGCTAGTGGTTTTACATCCCTCCTCAATAAAGGAGATGAAATTGTGGTATCTGCCCTAGAGCACCATTCCAATATTGTTCCTTGGCAGATGTTGTGCGAACGCACTGGAGCAGTATTAAGAGTGATTCCCATGGATTTGGAAGGGAAATTGGTAATGAAGGAATATCACAACCTCCTAAATCAAAACACCAAACTGGTATTTTGTAACCATGTATCCAATGCCTTAGGCACTGTAAATCCGATCGAAGAAATTATAACTGCGGCCCATAAAGTGGGTGCTGCCGTATTGATAGACGGCGCACAGGCGGCTCCACACATTAAAGCAGATGTCCAGCTATTGGATGTAGACTTTTATGTGGTTTCCGGTCATAAAATGTGCGGCCCCACCGGAGTAGGAATCCTTTATGGTAAAGAAGCGTGGCTTAAAAAATTACCTCCCTACCAAGGAGGGGGAGAAATGATTGAAGAAGTAACTTTTGAAAAGACCACCTATGCAGACCTTCCCCATAAATTTGAGGCTGGCACTCCAAATATTTGTGGAGGTATAGCCTTTGGCGCTGCATTAGATTATATGAACGGCATTGGTTTTAATGCCATCGCACAATATGAACACGAACTTTTAGAGTATGCCACAGCGCAACTTTTAACAATTGAAGGACTAAAAATTTACGGTACTTCTACTGATAAAACAGCGGTAGTTTCGTTTAATATAGAAGGAATGCATCCTTATGATATTGGCAGTATCCTAGATAAACTGGGCGTGGCAGTCAGGACGGGACACCATTGCGCACAACCTATTATGGATTTTTATAAAATACCCGGTACGGTAAGGGCAAGTTTTAGTTTTTACAATACTAAGGAAGAAATAGACATTTTAGTTGCCGGGGTTAAGCGCGCTAAAGCGATGTTGGAGTAA
- a CDS encoding SufE family protein — MSIKEIQEEIIDEFSMFEDWTQRYEYMIELGKSLPLIEEQYKTDDNIIKGCQSKVWVHAELEGDKLIFTADSDAIITKGIIAILIRTFSDQKPSDIIAADTDYIDQIGLKEHLSPTRANGLVSMIKQLKLYAIAYQTQLN, encoded by the coding sequence ATGAGTATAAAAGAAATACAGGAAGAGATTATAGATGAGTTCTCCATGTTTGAGGATTGGACACAGCGTTATGAATATATGATCGAACTGGGTAAATCACTACCCTTAATTGAAGAACAGTACAAAACTGACGATAATATCATAAAAGGCTGCCAGAGCAAGGTATGGGTGCATGCCGAATTGGAAGGTGATAAGTTGATCTTCACAGCAGATAGCGATGCCATTATCACCAAGGGAATAATTGCTATTTTAATCAGAACTTTTAGCGATCAAAAACCAAGTGACATTATTGCAGCGGATACCGATTATATAGACCAAATTGGATTAAAGGAGCACTTATCCCCAACACGGGCAAATGGCCTGGTAAGTATGATAAAGCAGCTAAAACTGTATGCTATTGCCTACCAGACACAATTAAATTAA
- a CDS encoding DUF59 domain-containing protein has protein sequence MSDEISTIDTQELGEKIVRVIKTIYDPEIPVDIYELGLIYDVFVNEDYEVKILMTLTSPNCPVAESLPMEVEEKVKSIDELKDVEVEITFDPPWTQELMSEEAKLELGML, from the coding sequence ATGAGCGACGAAATATCAACAATAGACACCCAAGAACTGGGAGAAAAAATAGTAAGGGTTATAAAAACCATATACGACCCGGAAATTCCTGTGGACATATACGAATTGGGCTTAATCTATGACGTTTTTGTAAACGAGGACTATGAGGTTAAAATCCTAATGACCCTAACATCACCTAACTGTCCAGTTGCAGAATCCCTACCCATGGAGGTAGAAGAGAAGGTGAAATCCATTGATGAGTTAAAGGATGTGGAAGTAGAAATTACTTTTGATCCCCCATGGACCCAGGAACTGATGAGTGAGGAAGCTAAATTAGAGCTTGGAATGCTTTAA
- a CDS encoding patatin-like phospholipase family protein, translating to MNLLEVKSKSIGLVLSGGGVKGMAHIGMIQALNEFGIVAQTVSGTSVGALIGAMYANGNTVSEMLQFFKETPLFRYHFMTILKPGLLDTELYFDALFKYFPQNTFEALERKLYVVATDLQRGEEIIFSEGELIRTLLASAALPPVFSPVEINGTLYADGGIMNNFPYDQVADSTDFVIGSNVSGIKEISKEGIKSSFQLAQRTTSLMIYAINRGKVNKCDLVFEPKVLDLVGILDKKGIEKAYTIGYEHALAKLQEVFI from the coding sequence ATGAATTTATTGGAAGTTAAATCGAAGTCCATTGGATTGGTGCTGTCTGGAGGAGGTGTTAAGGGAATGGCCCATATTGGAATGATACAGGCTTTGAACGAATTTGGCATAGTAGCACAGACCGTTAGTGGCACCAGTGTAGGAGCTTTAATTGGGGCTATGTACGCCAATGGAAATACTGTTTCCGAAATGCTTCAGTTCTTTAAGGAGACCCCCTTGTTCCGATATCATTTTATGACCATTTTGAAACCGGGGCTGTTGGATACGGAACTTTATTTTGATGCCTTGTTCAAGTATTTTCCCCAAAATACCTTCGAAGCCTTGGAGCGAAAACTATATGTTGTTGCCACCGATCTGCAACGGGGAGAGGAAATTATATTTTCCGAGGGCGAACTTATAAGAACCTTATTGGCCTCTGCGGCATTACCACCAGTGTTCAGTCCTGTAGAGATTAATGGGACCTTATATGCTGATGGGGGTATAATGAATAATTTCCCCTATGACCAAGTAGCAGATTCCACAGATTTTGTAATTGGTAGCAATGTCTCTGGAATCAAGGAAATTAGCAAGGAAGGAATTAAGAGCTCTTTCCAGCTAGCCCAAAGAACCACTTCCTTAATGATTTATGCTATAAATCGGGGAAAAGTGAATAAATGTGATTTGGTTTTTGAACCTAAAGTTTTGGACTTGGTCGGTATTCTTGACAAGAAGGGAATAGAAAAGGCCTACACTATAGGATACGAGCATGCCTTGGCAAAACTGCAGGAGGTTTTTATTTAG
- a CDS encoding DoxX family protein, protein MESILNIATELLLLLFLIITFVQSAMDKMLDWKGNVSWLEGHFKETPFRNRVPLLLATVLITEIVAGILCLVGFYMLCTGGENTLALAGAVVACLALLMLLLGQRIAKDYDGARTIAIYFIPTVFLVFLLQ, encoded by the coding sequence ATGGAAAGTATCTTGAATATTGCTACGGAACTATTGTTGCTTCTTTTTCTCATAATAACCTTTGTACAAAGTGCCATGGATAAGATGTTAGATTGGAAGGGAAATGTTTCTTGGTTAGAAGGTCATTTTAAAGAAACCCCATTTCGGAATCGGGTTCCCTTATTGTTGGCCACGGTCCTAATTACTGAAATAGTAGCAGGCATCCTTTGTCTTGTAGGATTTTATATGCTTTGTACTGGAGGTGAAAATACATTGGCTTTGGCCGGTGCGGTTGTTGCTTGTCTCGCTTTGTTAATGTTGTTGCTGGGACAACGTATCGCTAAAGACTACGATGGAGCCAGAACTATTGCCATTTATTTTATTCCTACCGTGTTTTTGGTTTTTTTATTGCAATAG